A single window of Neospora caninum Liverpool complete genome, chromosome XII DNA harbors:
- a CDS encoding putative caltractin has protein sequence MQRGAMRGVSPTARRRIVDRPGLTEDEIEEIREAFNLFDTDGSGMIDPKELKAAMQSLGFETKNPTIYQMIADLDRDSGGPIDFEEFLDAITAKLGDKESREGIQKIFSLFDDDRTGTITLKNLKRVAKELGETMSEDELREMLERADSNGDGEISFEDFYAIMTKKTFP, from the exons ATGCAGCGAGGTGCGATGCGAGGGGTGAGCCCAACAGCTCGGCGTCGAATCGTTGACCGACCGGGTCTCACAGAGGACGAAATCGAGGAGATACGCGAAGCTTTCAACCTCTTTGACACAGACGGCAGCGGAATGATCGATCCGAAAGAACTGAAGGCTGCAATGCAGTCGCTTGGCTTTGAGACAAAAAACCCGACGATCTATCAGATGATCGCAGACCTGGACCGCGACTCGGGAGGGCCCATCGATTTCGAGGAATTTCTCGATGCCATCACGGCCAAGTTG GGCGATAAAGAAAGCCGAGAAGGGATTCAGAAGATTTTCAGTCTGTTTGACGATGACAGAACGGGCACGATCACGCTAAAGAATCTCAAGCGCGTAGCGAAGGAATTGGGAGAGACGATGTCCGAGGACGAGCTCCGCGAGATGCTTGAGCGAGCGGACTCCAACGGCGACGGGGAAATCTCCTTCGAGGATTTTTATGCCATCATGACGAAAAAGACTTTCCCGTAA